The window gcatggctactatttaaAATAGGGGCGCACAAGCAGACAACATTTAATTATGGCGGTACAAGATCACACAATTACAGggcgtggacatactaagactcggtactactcgagtgacttagtctaccttgtttatatctaagcgggcgtgccttgtggacgtcgaggcttctccatgggCTTCACCATTGGGGTTAGCTGGATggagttgaggggctgcagggtcgggtAGCAATGataaccatcgcggggattgttggccacaatcccgttggagcgtgttcccaaaaggcgacgaagtacttctggggacaccaaagtattttggtcgatggctggggcagacctcaaggacttgATCGGTTGTCCgaatagcacgactgggttgtcggcgtcgggctcatcttctcctcttgcaggggctcggcgaaccagttctccacgggctacgatcagatcaagggtgatttgatcgaacagttcctctagtgcacttacatagcgcaccagatgcaacaatgcaggatccgtctcgtgatctccgttggcaacctggggtggcctaccatacccgtcacggctggggtagtagtagaacgagcgacagttaattctgggcgacaagtgccggagttgaactatagcctctcgagcagctagttggatggcttgtggctcaaaggaagttgtccttccggtgaacctataGGGGCGTTCTGGCAATAGaaccctaccatagacgtgcacagtggcccagaattgacggctctcaccgctcatgggcccttggtacacaacatattctaggggctcttctaatgcaaaggcacgacgggtgaggtttgctagcacggtcacaaaacctctaatgttggttgttgtggtctcattgtgcacaatggggccaggcattatggctcggtttggggtagaggctgtgttgtgctgggttgaggctagcgtgccctttttatagaaaaagggggcggagtcttcattcgcacgcttgcgaaagagacaatttaggtgtcggtcactagcgcgtgatcgacaggctaggctgataggttgggcaccgactgccaaaaggtgtcggagtcactatgtggctatcttacatgagaagcttggccggggttaggttaaggtctggtgggttgattaacctaggtttattgacctggccaagataggattagccaacggtcagcttggctctgataccaaggttgtcaggacTGGATTTTCGGGATATCATTTTCCCAAAAAAttggtccttgtgctcaccagccccaggattactgttagctgatgaggcacaacttgatacataaattccaagcaaaatacaaaatatgtagtacaagaccattctggcctatgagtacaacacaaggtttctagtggctgatggcggaagcggtttgtggtacatcagtgcctatgggactccatttcccacaggaacagctgacctggataattcctatcttcgtgaggctgctatcaccattgcgtaggttccggggatgtcatcgcaatgctcctctccatgcaagaaatctggccaagacaatagccacggacaagccagtgagtactttgaatgtactcgcaaatattatgaacacaagtataatataacaaataataatcatgctctgaaatattctatgatcacaacgtcagtcacgaaATAAAAGtccatgatgcatgcaagcaggttattcatatacaacatgaatatgcaataagggagtagaaatagaatgcaccgatcgggtgtctgaagcgatgcctcgaaaggataataatataaagcatgcctcagtcgggtgtttgagcgacaccacataaagggcttataaataaaagaaataacaagcatgccatagtcaggCGTCTGTGCGATGCCACATAAAGgccttataaataatttaaataacaagcatgccacagtcgggcgtctgagcgacaccacataaagggcttataaataaaagaaataacaagcatgccacagtcgggcgtctgtgcgacggcacataaagggcttataaataatttaaatagcaagcatgccacagtcgggcgtctgagcgacaccacataaagggcttataacagaataatcacagtgaatatccaggatgtAGAACTATCccggggatactcaataattcaaataatgtaaatggttagtccataataatgataatcataatcatcatgagtcacaagtcatgatgcATGTACTGGTTTAGCAAATtttcctccaaagaccgacactaagaccgacacttgacccatcccagattatagtccttaaccatggacgcggctattcgaatagatataatctctgcagagggtgtactctttacccatgagtaacggattcctttagtccatcgggactaatttcgtctacggtcttttaattgaaaacacacctgaccgcagacaccagcctaacttaccggtgcctggaatcacccacgacacccgttaagcgaaactctaagtggggaggctacaacctcgactagcatgggatcacaaaatttataatgcgcgcaaactaggggagctaccccctcggctccaaccggaaacacccatgcccccggaccaggtggcatgcctaccggatgcagccggtatcttccatcgtggcctctctatacggtgtgtgctaggaaggggttgacaacttactgaaccataccctacctatggcagggacaagtggtagtacgaaacaagtatgggggttactggaacaagactcgatctatggtcgactcaggaggttaaagcatttcctgcatgataaagcataagaaatatatttcacaccaatcagacagaatcaccactcatcatacctcaccatgccttaccggacataaccgtctcgacAAAGAACTAGAGAcaggctcgtgtctacccaagacagagactttcctggattccttccggtaggcatgaaaggcatacgagggtgattactatcacaagcatatcaaattccaacagcaaggaattttcattatgcactcatgagtatgatcatatcatcacataaaataacgaatacttcgtgtcaaggtggtgttgtaaccgtatcaaacaacacacaacaatattatgctagggttcagaatgcttgccttccaaGAGTATGTAGGTGGGGTGCACTTTTCGAAAGTTGTCtccctctccaaaatcctatttaagaaaatttcaaattaacacatagtttcaaaacagtacaaaaaagttgttcagaaaattttcaaataaatatgaaaataaactagacaaaatttgagaaataacagaaaaagaatcaaaccaactggacttatatttaaaaagttatagccagtcaaagtttagtcaaaaatctgtttttaataaaaaacagaaaaagagaaacaGTTCGTGGGCTTACGTTTTCCCCTTAGCGAAGACGTATTCGGtggaatacgcttccacttaagCCAGCACGGGTCGACTCGTGGGTCACTgatagtgggtcccttgggcccactggtcaggtttgaccagtcgccacgcctccttcctcctctgtctgagcggaggcggagctccggcgaccaacgtcggcgattggcggctcctcgcggggctccGACGGCGGGAACATGTTCACCGCACTAGGAtgatcctcccggtggtcgagaGGGTCGCGGAGACGAagggggtcgccggcggcgagctctgcggcgGACGGCATCTTCGGGAACAATTGGGTCTTGGCCTATTGTGGCTCCCAGTCGAAGCTGAGAGGTTGGGTAGCTCCACACGGTCGAGGGGAGTCGGATGGTGGCGCTGGAAGGACTAGGAAGGCCCTGCTCGTGATGGACGGGGCCGGagtgtggcggcggccgaactgaccggagacAAGGAAGAAGGTCTCCCTCCGTCGATtgctgactgtgggggctctagagggatggcctgaggtCGCCTGATGGTCTGGACGAGCTCGGGGTCCCTATTTATAGCGTAACTAGGTTGGTTCCACGGCAGGTGGGGATAAGATCGACGGTGAGCTGCTTCTGTGGCCGTAGACGACATGGCGATGCatggggcggcttggaggagcgaatggatgagctcgggctgttcaGGGGCGAGATGGTGCGCggttgtggctcgggcggcgccgtctatGGCAGGAGCCTGCTGCGGCCGTCCGCTAGctgccatggccgacctgacggtGGCGCTGCGGGGCTCCAGGGGTGGCTTGGATGGTTCTGATGAGTGGATGAGGACAGGGCGTGGCCCTGcgggcgagcaaaggccaggggcgcAAGGGTGAGCGAACGCGGCGACTCGGGCGCACACACGCACACCATGTGCTTGGCAAAATGCCAAGGCAAGTTAGAGGCTAGGATTAGGCTGGAAATCAATAGGGCTAGATTAGAGGTAGctaggagattagtggacatggCTGCTGGGTCAGGGGATCAAGTCCACATTGTAAACTAAAAACTATGCCAAAACTGGCCACGCAcacaaggtgctcgacagaatgccatgggCACCTGGGCATCTCTTCTGgtagccaaaatctccagatcagagtctccttacatgtaggtgatggtggcaaggttagtttggcaaaaccagaaacttgttagtgcaagtttttgagaaaaccaaatctagaCAGAAAATAAAGGTCATTAATGCATGGACCAAAAATAATCAAATGGTTCCCaaatcctggacttaagggtttggtagggtgtaCTTCAAGCAGGACAAATCCCAAGGCAACaagagcaagataaaatatggttgcagtataaATCATCaaactggaccagaatgaagatgaggatggtttgctcaaatttttcaaagaacaccaatgggtttttgcgtaaagttgaattatacactactactaacatccccaaattttggtggaatttttaaataaGTTTATCAAAGCGTTGTAGTGCAAAAGGGACTCCAAAGCTTATGAAAAACCACTttaaaagaaataaagctcaggaaaaatatttgtagaaataattccactgatagaAGAAATGTtcttgggaagatatacaagtccaacaatatttttgaaaggttttTACTTAGGGTGAAAACTCCACAATTCAggagaaaagagtggttctgaattaaaagaaaatccagaaaataaaaatttaatttaccatggcaaaattttaattaataaatcatggttaaatttttggggtgttacacaagtagaggcatgctatggacactctatttgtctatgtattcacacatgtactaagtttctggttaatacaattctagaatgaataataaacatttatcatgatataagaaaatacaaaaaacaactttattattgcctctaggacatattttctTCACTCTCCTCTCTCTTCATTAGAAGAGGCCAACAAACATCAGCTTTTAAGTATGATGTTGGATGGTCGGCGCCCCGCCGGATGTTCGCAGACACGTCCAGATGTGTCCATAGATATTTGATGATGTTCATATGGTGACTAGGGTTGGAGATGCCCTAGGCATCCATCTTGGTCCCCTTCTGCTATCAGAAACCTCCCTCCTTCCCCTTGTCACCCACTAGCGGAGTTAGCCCACTGGGCCTAGGCAAACCAAGAGCGGGAACTgatcatattattattattattattattattatttaggcCTTGCAACCCAAGGTGGCCCATTCCCTGAGCGGGTTGTGCCCCACCCGACCACCCCTAGCTCCGCCACTAGTGTCACCCACTCCTGGCGAAAGGGGGAGCCTACCCACCATCGCTCGGCCTCCTCCCTCCTATCCTCTTGCCATCGCCGGCAAAGCCCGAGCGGGTGCCAGTGAAGGTGGCGATGGGGCGTTTCTCGTTTTTATAGCTCGTGGAGAGGCTTGGCTGGTGAAGCGGGGGTGGCGGCGGTGTGTGACGCTCAGTGAAGTGGCGCAAGTGGGTGTTGGGCACGGAGGTGCGGCGGCGTGGTACTGTGCCGAGATGTTGGACGGCTGCAACAGGGTATGTTCGTTGTGACAGTGACTACACGGTGAGGGCATGGCCCAGATCTTGTGGTGCTGtgacggcggggcggcgcggcggccacCTCTCGCTGGCGTGCTTCTCAGGGCCGTTGCGACTGCGGGGATCAGGACTGATTCAGAGTTTGGCGGCGTTGCTCCGAGGTGCGATCTATGGATGCCTGCTTGAGCTAGATGGCATGTATGTGCAGCGGCGGCGGTGGATTTTCTGGCCGGGCCAACATCGATGGCCATGATCCCTTGTGTAGATACTCAAATGACAACGTCGGCCTGCTACATCCTAATATGGTGGTTCTTTGCTCCGGCACACAAGTGAGAACATGGTCTTGCGCTGTTGGATGATTGGCGCGACGAGACATGAGATCTTGGATCTTTAGATGTGGTGCCAACGACGAATATGTATTGCTGCCCGATCTTGGATCTTGGATCTTCAGATCTAGAACGACGGAGCATGAGTTGGGATTTTGGTGGTGCCGGTGACCTTTCTCGCTCAATTTTCGTTACAAATGTGTGTCGACGACCTTCGTTGTTCATAGCTTTTGGTGGCGACAGACTCTTGTCGCAACTGGACTGAGTGCTTGTGTGAGTGCGTGACATCTCACATCAAGACCGTGCTAGGTACACAACTGGTGGGATCATcgaaagtggtggcgacaacatATGATGACTTTGATTTGATGGTGCTTCTCAAGTACCGGTCTAGAGCTCCAGGGTGAAAACCGAAGGTCTAACTTTCAATGATTGGATCTTGCGAGGGTGTCGCTTGTGCGTTTTTTTTTTTCACGTAGGCGTTGATATTGGGGACCTTTTCGTTGTACTTGTGAGGTCAAGAGATGGTTGATGCGTATATGATCGTCTttgtagctcgttgatcaatgtttTGATCGCttcagttttttcttttcttttcttattaCCCCATCTTCGATCTTGTATAGCTTTGCTAGTTGCCCATGTGATTTTTGTATGTGCATTGATATTGACTGTGTATATTTTAACTATGCAGAGACTATATGTCCTCATTGTGTTTGTATTTCTTTTTATTTGCGGGGTGTTGTATTGCTTTGATACTTCATCTTAAATTAATATAAAATCAAGCCTTTGTAAAAAGTAAATCTACTCCCTTTGCATAACGAAAGAAAATAAGCATGTGATGTTCCTCCTTCTCCCCAATCTTTGCATGATccttcttccttccctctcccgaaATATCCCCCTTTCTTTATTTAATACTTTCTTGTTACTTCTGCCGTATTTAGAATTTTGAAGTGCAAAGCAGTAAATTGATCAGGTACCGAGGGTTTCGGCCTCCCGTGCTCTTTATCTACCAAGCTCCAGGGGGCGACCATCACCAACCAGGTGCTCGAGGAGGTCGATCGATGGCGTCGGAGAAAGACGCGGCGCTCGCCGCCGTGCCCAACGACAACCCCACCATGTGAGACCCTACCCTGTACCCCTCTCTCCTCCTCTCGCAAGGCCCGCACCCGCACCAATCCGTTGCTATCTTAATTGTTCCGGCGCTGACTGCTCGATCTGTCGGATTGCGCTTCGCTGGCAAAAGCCGTGACATTATAGATTTTGGTGGTTTGAGATGTTGCGATTTGTCACTACTGTCTCGAGTAATTGTGCGGGGATTGATGAATTTGTAGTATTTGAAATGGGTAATGCGGGAactgtacatgatgtgcggtttcagtactactaggtgtgaggaggaggaggttagccttgatagaCAGGTGGTACCTCgaaaggacacctttcgatatttggggtcaatgttgcaggaggatgggggtattgatgaagatgtgaactatcgaatcaaagccggatggatgaagtggcgccaagcttctggcattttctgtgacaagagagtgccacaaaagctaaaaggcaagttctacaggacggcggttcgacccgcaatgttgtatggcgcggagtgttggccgactaaaaggcgatatgttcaacagttaggtgtggcggagaagcgtatgttgagatggatgtgtggccacacaaggaagaattgagtccggaatgatgatatacgagatagagttggggtagcaccaattgaggagaagcttgtccaacatcgtctgagatggtttgggcatattcagcgcagtcctccagaaactccagtgcatagcggacgactaaagcgtgcggagaatgtcaagaaagggcggggtagaccgaatttgatatGGGAGGAgttcgttaagagagacctgaaggattggagtatcaccaaagagctagctatggacaggggtgcgtgaaagtttgctatccatgtgccagagccatgagttggttgcgagatcttatgggtttcacctctagcctaccccaacttgtttgggactaaaggcttttttgttgttgttgttgttgttgaaatgGGTAGTGAAGGATCAGTGAACTAGTTTTGTCCCCAAGCTTCCCCAATGGATTGTGTGCTGCTGGATTGCTGGGAGATCATCAGTGATGCTATTATAACTCGTAGTCGTCGTATTCCTTTACCAACTTGAACATTTGCAACCTGCAAAACCGAGTGCAAATCGGAGCCTGTCCAGTAACGAAATAGAACTATATGGGACATTAGTGCAAGCCATTTGTTAACGAAATGGTTCACCGTGTTGGCTATTGATTTGCAGCAGTAGTCCACTTTTGGCTTCATCAGTTGAACTATACCGCTGCTGGTATTGTGCTTTTATGTTCATAGTAATTATCTTTGTAACTAATCTGAAATATTTGCTAAAACTTCAAAATTGACAACAGTAGCTTCATGTTTTGCTACTAATTTGTTAATGGAGGAGTAAGGAACATGCCCTGGGTTAATGGGACATATTGTACTGTTATCAACACTTAGTGCTAGTTATTTCCCAGTTACAGAATTGGCTTGCTGAATAGATCAACTATGCCTATAAGGATGTGAAGAAGTCAGTATTTAAATTATGTAtagcaaagcctttgagcaggtgcATCAATTTCTGACATATATTGCATGTGCAGATTTGACAAGATCATCAAAAAGGAGATACCTTCTACAGTGGTGTATGAGGATGAGAAGGTATTGTGTAGTAATATTTGCCCTTTTCCATAGTCAGTTAGGACGGACAATATTTTAGTGATGATGACTGATGCAAGGTTGGACTATCAGTATTAATGAAATATCCTTCATTGAAACTAGAGTGGATGTACATACATTGAGTTCACTAGAGAAGAATGGGTTTTGTTAGAATATTACAGAGATGCAATTCATGCCATATAACCCCTTGAATAACTTGGGTTGTGTTGTATCAAGAGTTAGGTTATAAAGGATTACATACAGTTGCTTTAGGAACTAGGACGGTTTCATCTAGTTAATGAACTAGAGGGCTTGGCAACATAGCAGTTCAGCTATAATCATGGTTAGAAAATTGCTAGGCGTAAATTCCTAGTTTTGCGTATACCCGGCGCCTATCTTTCCCAAGCGCACACATATACATGCTCAGTATAAGTGCACGCCTAGCAGCACCTAAGCTAGGTGTTCTGTTGCCATGCTAGAGCCTAAGAATGCTTAAGCGCACACATATTAGTACTTTTTTTAATCATTGGCTATGACGATGTTACTACTTACTACTGTTGTTCAAGTCATTCTTGGACTGCACGTACCAATGGTTGGAATTCACAATATAGTTAAGCCTTAGTGGTTACCTGGCATTCTGAATCTTCCCTTTGTGTGGAGTTGTTGAGTTTTTTATTAATTTCAGATAAAAGTATGGAGTAACTGTTATAAATGGACCCATGGTTTACACTGAGACCATGCATTATGCTACTCATAGATGCCCGGACCCCATGTAGACACACAGCATGTACACAGAATTTTATGATAAGTGCATACCAAAAATTTAGTTGCCCCCCTCCATGTTCACTCACTTGCAGATTGGTATGGACCAATGGAAAATAGCGGTAAATTTCTAGTTCTGCCAGTTGATCCACTCATCCATGCCCTGCTATGAATTTGACATTAACATTCTTTGGAGGGCCTTACGCTATATACTTAAAAATACTTACATCTTTGAAGTCCAGTCTTCTGTTCTTATGTTTTTGGCTGAACACTTGAGTTTTGTTATTTCTTCTCTATACTGCATCTGCTACTGTACCATATACTTGAAAATAAATTTAATCCGTGGGTTCATTTTCCAGGTCCTCGCTTTCAGAGACATAAATCCTCAAGCTCCGACCCACATTGTAATCATTCCCAAAGTCAAGGATGGATTAACCGGCCTTTCAAAGGTAATGTTGAACTGTTCATCCATAATTGCAGTTTAAGTTTTCCAATTTAATCCAACTGCTCATCATATAGTAGATCCATTAAAGTTTCCTGGAATTTAATGTGCTTGGGAGAAAATGGTTTTCATTTATAATAATTTCTCCAGGCAGAAGAGAGGCATGTAGAGATACTTGGCTGCCTCCTCTACGCTGCAAAAGTTATCGCAAAGCAGGAAGGACTTGAAGATGGCTACCGTATTGTCATCAATGATGGCCCTAGTGGATGTATGCCCCCAGTTCAATGTGCTATTGGTTTTTAACACCTATTCTTTTTTTGCGGGGGTAACACCTATTCTTGTGCCCAGTTGTCCACCAATCACCTGATATCTATGTTTGCAGGTCAATCTGTTTACCACATCCATGTCCATCTCCTTGgagggaggcagatgaactggcccCCAGGCTAAAGAAGCTCTTGGTTGTCGGTCAATCTTCATGGCAGCTATGTCCTTTGCATCTCAATCGAATAATTCCTGTAATTGACATAACAGTCTGTGCGAGGAACATTTGCTCTATCTATGGAATTGCCGAAACCATCCTGCTATGAATGTATGGACAAGAAACTTGAAGCTGAACTCGGCTCATTGATGTGTGTTGTGTTCTTTCTATTCAGTCTGCTATTTTActtgtttagtactccctccgtcccataatataagagcttagtgtcaaaaatgctcttatattatggattGAAGGAGTAGTTCTGGTTACCGGTGTTACTT is drawn from Triticum dicoccoides isolate Atlit2015 ecotype Zavitan chromosome 4A, WEW_v2.0, whole genome shotgun sequence and contains these coding sequences:
- the LOC119285559 gene encoding 14 kDa zinc-binding protein-like, whose product is MASEKDAALAAVPNDNPTIFDKIIKKEIPSTVVYEDEKVLAFRDINPQAPTHIVIIPKVKDGLTGLSKAEERHVEILGCLLYAAKVIAKQEGLEDGYRIVINDGPSGCQSVYHIHVHLLGGRQMNWPPG